A part of Candidatus Deferrimicrobium borealis genomic DNA contains:
- a CDS encoding GDP-mannose 4,6-dehydratase, which translates to MRPSIRGSSVLVTGGAGFIGSHLVDRLIREGARKVVVIDNLFLGCEENLSDALRQGAVLYKDDAEIASSLGYIFERHDVDVVFNAATKALNYSFVNPANAFGTNVNVVLNLLELQRRKAFTTLCHFSTSEVYGTAVYEPMDEKHPVNPTTAYAAGKAAADLAVQSYVRMFDLDAFIVRPFNNYGPRQNYKGYLAGVIPITAWRILNGMPPEIHGTGDQTRDFIYVLDTVDAIVNLYGKLATGDNVNISTEGQIAIRDVIRQVADGMGYRGEILRKEARKSDVECHNASNAKIRSLIDYRLTPFAMGLRETLAWYREHIRIAP; encoded by the coding sequence ATGAGGCCATCGATCAGGGGAAGTTCGGTTCTGGTGACCGGGGGCGCCGGATTCATCGGGAGCCACCTGGTCGACAGGCTGATCCGGGAAGGTGCGCGGAAGGTCGTCGTCATCGACAACCTGTTTCTCGGGTGCGAGGAGAACCTGTCGGATGCGTTGCGGCAGGGAGCCGTCCTGTACAAGGACGATGCGGAGATCGCTTCATCGCTCGGGTACATCTTCGAGCGTCACGATGTCGATGTCGTCTTCAACGCCGCCACCAAGGCCCTAAACTACTCCTTCGTCAACCCGGCCAATGCGTTCGGCACCAACGTGAACGTAGTCCTGAACCTGCTCGAACTTCAGCGCCGAAAGGCCTTTACGACCCTGTGCCACTTCTCGACCTCGGAAGTCTACGGAACGGCTGTCTACGAACCGATGGACGAGAAACACCCCGTGAACCCCACTACCGCCTATGCGGCGGGGAAGGCCGCCGCGGATCTCGCCGTTCAGAGCTACGTAAGGATGTTCGATCTCGATGCGTTCATCGTCAGGCCGTTCAATAATTACGGGCCACGTCAGAATTACAAGGGTTACCTGGCGGGGGTCATCCCGATCACCGCCTGGAGGATTCTGAACGGGATGCCGCCCGAAATCCACGGCACCGGCGACCAAACCAGGGATTTCATCTACGTGCTGGACACGGTGGACGCAATTGTCAATCTGTACGGAAAGCTGGCAACCGGCGACAACGTCAATATCTCCACGGAAGGGCAGATCGCGATCCGTGATGTCATCCGCCAGGTGGCGGACGGGATGGGCTATCGCGGTGAGATCCTCCGAAAGGAGGCGCGCAAGTCCGATGTCGAATGCCATAACGCCAGCAACGCCAAGATCCGGTCCCTGATCGACTATCGCCTGACCCCGTTTGCAATGGGCCTGCGCGAGACGCTGGCATGGTACCGGGAGCATATCCGGATCGCCCCTTGA
- a CDS encoding Gfo/Idh/MocA family oxidoreductase — translation MSAQPLRAGLIGLGNMGQNHLRVLSMLKNVDLRFIYDTNTAKAGELAAQYGCRVSADLDADLAMVDAVVLATPTSTHYEYIRRFSDHVTAIFVEKPLTDTLETSAEIIALAKDRGLRIQVGFIERFNPAVQALKMVLAGTERVINIDFSRTNKVSSRITDVDVVMDLMIHDIDLALYLNGPAREVSAYGVTEEGMIAFARATITHDNGSFSNITASRITEKRIRKISVTAADKYIDCNLLRKEVLINKQTLEQYYEKVSISSQEETIDVRPEEALLRELMAFIRYAGDGNAAGVPTDYDGFSAMKVAREIQQNIRGRQ, via the coding sequence ATGAGCGCACAACCGCTGAGGGCAGGATTGATCGGCCTGGGCAATATGGGTCAGAACCATTTGCGCGTCCTGTCGATGCTGAAGAACGTCGACCTCCGCTTCATTTACGACACGAATACCGCCAAAGCCGGCGAACTGGCGGCCCAGTACGGATGCCGCGTCTCGGCCGACCTCGACGCCGACCTGGCGATGGTGGACGCGGTGGTGCTGGCCACCCCCACCTCGACCCATTACGAGTACATCCGGCGGTTCAGCGATCACGTCACTGCGATCTTTGTGGAAAAACCGCTGACCGACACGCTGGAAACCAGCGCCGAGATCATCGCCCTTGCGAAAGACAGGGGACTGCGGATCCAGGTCGGATTCATCGAGCGCTTCAACCCTGCCGTGCAGGCCCTGAAGATGGTGTTGGCCGGCACGGAGCGCGTCATCAACATAGACTTTTCCCGTACCAACAAGGTCAGCAGCCGTATCACCGATGTCGACGTGGTGATGGATCTGATGATCCACGATATCGACCTGGCGCTCTACCTGAACGGCCCCGCCCGGGAGGTGTCGGCGTACGGTGTAACGGAGGAAGGCATGATCGCCTTCGCTCGTGCCACCATCACACACGATAACGGTTCGTTCTCCAATATCACCGCCAGCCGGATCACCGAGAAGCGCATCCGCAAGATCAGCGTGACCGCCGCCGACAAGTACATCGACTGCAATCTGCTCCGCAAGGAGGTGCTGATCAACAAGCAGACGCTGGAGCAGTATTACGAGAAGGTATCGATCTCGTCCCAGGAAGAGACCATCGACGTCCGTCCCGAGGAGGCGCTCCTGAGGGAATTGATGGCTTTTATCCGCTATGCGGGCGACGGCAATGCCGCCGGTGTTCCGACAGATTACGACGGCTTCAGCGCCATGAAGGTCGCTCGGGAAATCCAGCAGAACATCAGAGGCCGGCAATGA
- a CDS encoding N-acetyltransferase, with product MSSNVFIHPTANVAASARIGDNTKIWINAQIRENAAIGKNCIISKDTYIDFGVSMGDGCKLQNGVSVYHGVTLEDDVFVGPYAVFTNDRVPRAFNVDWQVTPTLVKRGASIGANATIICGVTIGEYALVAAGSVVTRDVEPYCCVIGNPARHHCYVDKLGNKVKDKDEIK from the coding sequence GTGAGTTCTAACGTGTTCATTCATCCCACCGCCAACGTGGCCGCCAGCGCGAGGATCGGGGATAATACCAAGATCTGGATCAACGCCCAGATCCGGGAGAATGCCGCGATCGGGAAAAACTGCATCATCTCCAAGGACACCTATATCGATTTCGGCGTCTCCATGGGGGACGGCTGCAAGTTGCAGAATGGAGTCTCGGTCTACCACGGCGTCACGCTCGAGGACGACGTTTTCGTCGGCCCTTACGCCGTCTTCACCAACGACCGGGTTCCTCGCGCCTTCAATGTCGACTGGCAGGTGACCCCCACGCTGGTCAAGCGAGGGGCCAGCATCGGCGCGAATGCCACCATAATCTGCGGGGTCACCATCGGCGAGTACGCCTTGGTAGCGGCGGGCAGCGTGGTGACACGGGATGTCGAGCCATATTGCTGTGTCATCGGCAATCCCGCTCGCCATCACTGCTATGTCGACAAACTGGGGAACAAGGTGAAGGACAAGGACGAAATCAAATGA
- a CDS encoding DegT/DnrJ/EryC1/StrS family aminotransferase: MHFIDLQAQYRRYHQEIGRAIQSVLDSSQYIQGNDVFELEGELTAFTGASHCIGCSSGTDALLLALMALGIKPGDEVITSPFTFIATAEMIALLGAKPVYVDIDEQTYNIDASLIALKITPRTKAIIPISLYGQPADMDEINALAARHGLTVIEDAAQSFGAEYKGKKSCNLSTIACTSFFPSKPLGCYGDGGAVFAGDPAMAARIRSRMNHGQAERYKHRYVGINGRLDTIQAAVLRVKLKYFGQEILERSIVAERYNRLLADTGLVTPTIRDNRTSVFAQYSVRSTEREKLIEHLASRGVPTAIHYPIPLYRQEALRDSSCTPQSYPVTEAVTREIMSLPMSAFLTEEQQDYVVGVIREF; this comes from the coding sequence ATCCATTTTATCGACCTTCAAGCCCAGTATCGAAGGTATCATCAGGAAATAGGTCGTGCGATTCAATCCGTTCTCGACAGTTCTCAATATATCCAAGGGAATGACGTTTTCGAACTGGAGGGGGAATTGACGGCATTTACCGGGGCTTCCCACTGCATCGGTTGTTCGAGCGGCACCGACGCTCTGCTGCTGGCGTTGATGGCGCTCGGCATCAAGCCGGGGGATGAGGTCATAACCTCACCCTTCACCTTTATCGCCACGGCTGAGATGATAGCTTTGCTGGGAGCAAAACCGGTATATGTCGATATCGATGAACAGACATACAATATCGACGCTTCATTGATCGCGTTAAAAATCACCCCTCGCACAAAAGCAATCATACCAATCAGCCTCTACGGCCAGCCTGCAGACATGGACGAGATCAACGCTCTGGCGGCACGGCATGGATTGACCGTTATAGAGGATGCCGCTCAGAGTTTCGGGGCGGAGTATAAGGGAAAGAAAAGTTGTAATCTCAGCACGATTGCCTGTACAAGCTTCTTTCCTTCCAAACCGCTTGGATGTTACGGAGACGGCGGTGCTGTCTTCGCTGGCGACCCAGCGATGGCCGCGCGTATCAGATCACGGATGAACCACGGTCAGGCCGAGCGCTACAAACACCGGTATGTTGGTATTAATGGCCGACTCGACACGATTCAGGCTGCGGTGCTGCGGGTCAAGCTCAAGTATTTCGGCCAGGAGATCCTGGAGCGGAGCATCGTCGCCGAACGCTACAACCGACTGCTGGCAGACACCGGCCTCGTCACTCCGACCATCCGGGATAACCGCACCTCCGTCTTCGCCCAGTACTCCGTGCGGTCCACCGAACGGGAGAAACTTATCGAACACCTCGCCAGTCGGGGAGTGCCGACGGCGATCCATTACCCCATACCGCTCTACCGCCAGGAGGCGCTTCGAGATTCTTCCTGCACCCCGCAGTCGTACCCCGTCACGGAAGCGGTGACCCGGGAGATCATGAGCCTCCCCATGAGCGCGTTCCTGACGGAGGAGCAGCAAGATTATGTCGTGGGGGTGATTCGTGAGTTCTAA
- a CDS encoding oligosaccharide flippase family protein, translating into MLRKLFKDSFTYSVSIFLSMGIGIFMIPFYTRILTPKDYGFIELLTIFGMVVSVFLNLEIYQAVARFYPDAPSADDKKKIVSTSFWFIIASFALFNLLVLFIFPKLSVVVLKDPGHSRIFLIGVWAFTFNFIFGFLQKQLIWQLLSRKNAIASITYTVLVAGFTITFLYVFKMGVIGVFLGQLIAAAVGSMLAFIFARESYALVFDVDVLRRLVRFSLPLVPASLAVYGILYVDRYVINYFLSLNEVGLYSVAYKLASVITLMTMGVQTALTPMIYNYYQKPETPQNIALLFRYFFLAGMITITAISVFSRDLMVIFTQPAYYQAARLVPCLLFSVFFTSILNFSPGIFIEKRTTLIVYINVFLFASNVVLTTLFVSLWGVQGAALATMLCSLLYFGLYQVIGNKFYPIPYPWPALVAVFACSSAGIMLVYFSRFDGLWLKAATVCIASIVMSALLTRSRDWRYCYQLVRGGGS; encoded by the coding sequence TTGCTGAGAAAGCTGTTTAAAGACAGTTTCACATACAGTGTTTCAATATTTTTAAGTATGGGGATAGGAATCTTCATGATTCCTTTTTATACCCGGATCCTCACGCCGAAAGATTATGGTTTTATCGAATTGTTGACAATATTCGGAATGGTCGTCTCGGTGTTTCTGAATCTTGAGATCTACCAAGCTGTGGCACGGTTCTACCCCGATGCGCCATCTGCCGATGACAAAAAGAAAATCGTTTCAACCTCCTTCTGGTTCATCATCGCCTCGTTTGCTCTCTTCAACCTGCTGGTGCTTTTCATCTTTCCCAAACTATCGGTCGTCGTGCTAAAGGATCCCGGACACTCTCGGATATTCTTGATAGGCGTCTGGGCGTTCACGTTCAATTTTATTTTCGGTTTTTTGCAGAAGCAGCTGATCTGGCAGCTCCTCTCTCGGAAGAATGCCATCGCCTCCATCACTTACACCGTTCTGGTCGCTGGTTTTACAATTACCTTCCTGTACGTTTTTAAAATGGGTGTCATCGGCGTATTTCTGGGACAACTCATCGCGGCGGCGGTTGGTAGCATGCTCGCCTTTATCTTTGCACGGGAATCGTATGCCCTTGTTTTTGACGTGGACGTACTCAGGCGACTGGTCCGTTTCTCCCTGCCACTCGTCCCCGCTTCATTAGCGGTCTACGGAATTCTTTATGTGGACAGGTACGTCATCAACTATTTTCTCTCCCTCAACGAAGTTGGCCTGTACAGCGTCGCCTATAAACTGGCCTCTGTGATAACCCTGATGACGATGGGCGTCCAAACCGCGTTGACCCCCATGATCTACAACTATTACCAGAAACCTGAAACACCGCAGAACATCGCTCTTCTGTTCCGGTACTTCTTCTTGGCCGGTATGATCACGATCACGGCAATCTCCGTTTTTTCCCGGGATCTCATGGTCATTTTCACGCAGCCGGCCTATTACCAAGCCGCCAGGCTTGTTCCCTGCCTGCTCTTCTCGGTATTCTTCACAAGTATCCTCAACTTCAGCCCGGGAATATTTATTGAGAAACGAACAACGTTGATCGTATACATTAATGTTTTTTTGTTCGCGTCAAATGTGGTTTTAACCACTTTATTTGTGAGTTTATGGGGAGTCCAAGGCGCGGCGTTGGCAACCATGCTCTGCTCGCTACTATACTTTGGCCTCTATCAGGTGATCGGTAATAAGTTCTATCCGATTCCATACCCTTGGCCCGCGCTGGTAGCGGTCTTCGCGTGCAGTAGCGCCGGAATCATGCTTGTATATTTCAGCCGTTTCGATGGCCTGTGGCTAAAGGCCGCGACCGTATGTATCGCATCCATAGTAATGTCGGCACTGCTGACGCGGTCGCGCGACTGGCGGTACTGCTATCAATTAGTCCGAGGAGGGGGATCGTGA
- a CDS encoding Wzz/FepE/Etk N-terminal domain-containing protein, which yields MNQEMESRTVPPEEEIDLTELFRALSRRWRLILGITAASAAVAMVVSLLLPVYYKAETSILPPQDKGSNLAAQVMGQAGGLIALAGGAAGVKSQGELFVAMTKSRTVLDRMVDRFDLMKLYQGKYREDARMNLVGSIKVQEDRKSGIISLTVEDRDPKRAADMANAFVEELKSLAGGLAISEAGQQRMFFEDQIRQTKESLARAEEELKGFQQRTGMFQVDAQARAIIEGIARLRASIASKEVEAKVLRSFATAQNPDLQRVEEEIRALRIELEKVETSKGSGVDPLMSSGRVPEMGTEYLRKLRQLKYNETLFELLSKQYELAKLDEARDAVVIQVIDRAVPPERKSRPKRALIVILATAAMFFLSVFIVLLLEHPWNKSRKPPVDDSSTTENRTS from the coding sequence ATGAACCAGGAAATGGAGTCCCGGACAGTTCCTCCCGAGGAAGAAATCGACCTGACGGAACTGTTCCGCGCACTGTCCCGGAGGTGGCGGCTGATTCTCGGGATTACCGCCGCTTCCGCCGCCGTCGCGATGGTCGTCTCCCTGCTGCTCCCAGTCTATTACAAAGCGGAAACCAGCATCCTTCCCCCCCAAGATAAAGGGAGCAATCTTGCCGCGCAGGTGATGGGCCAGGCAGGGGGCCTGATCGCCCTGGCGGGCGGGGCCGCTGGCGTCAAGTCCCAAGGCGAGTTGTTCGTGGCGATGACGAAGTCCCGAACGGTCCTGGACCGCATGGTCGACCGGTTCGACCTGATGAAACTCTACCAAGGAAAATACCGTGAAGATGCCCGGATGAATCTCGTCGGATCCATAAAGGTCCAGGAGGACCGGAAGAGCGGGATCATCTCCCTGACGGTGGAAGACCGGGATCCGAAACGGGCTGCCGACATGGCCAACGCGTTCGTCGAGGAGCTGAAATCCCTGGCCGGCGGGCTGGCGATCTCGGAAGCCGGCCAGCAGCGGATGTTCTTCGAGGACCAGATCCGGCAGACGAAGGAGTCGCTCGCCCGCGCAGAGGAGGAGCTCAAGGGTTTCCAGCAGCGGACGGGGATGTTCCAGGTCGACGCCCAGGCGAGGGCCATCATCGAGGGGATCGCGCGTCTTCGGGCGAGCATCGCAAGCAAGGAAGTAGAGGCCAAGGTCCTGCGCTCGTTCGCGACCGCCCAGAATCCCGACCTGCAGAGGGTCGAGGAGGAGATCCGGGCCCTTCGCATCGAATTGGAGAAAGTCGAGACATCCAAGGGGAGTGGTGTCGATCCGCTCATGTCCTCGGGGCGGGTCCCCGAAATGGGGACGGAATACCTTCGGAAATTGAGGCAACTGAAGTACAACGAAACCCTCTTCGAACTTTTGTCGAAGCAATACGAACTGGCGAAGCTGGACGAGGCCAGGGACGCGGTCGTCATCCAGGTGATCGACCGGGCTGTCCCTCCGGAGCGGAAGTCCAGACCGAAAAGGGCTTTGATCGTCATCCTGGCGACGGCAGCGATGTTCTTTCTTTCCGTATTTATCGTATTGCTTCTTGAACATCCCTGGAATAAGTCGCGAAAGCCGCCGGTCGACGATTCCTCGACCACGGAAAATCGAACAAGCTGA
- a CDS encoding SLBB domain-containing protein, giving the protein MIRRTFRVTFLLVVFSLLGAHSVQAADPYGSAGGGMEQATPRYQGATGYPGATGYPGTTGYPGATGSFPGAQGDGSSRESTTPSIETGTSTPLPPLPPEGQSAFEQMVSGKVEITRPQVEVIIKDPKIRFMNFMGATLPGTILVPVKIIPDPEKKGFRPIQPIELQTILPTDVEAGYLVGPPDRIGEAFRLLGISSPYSISMDLKHFGHDLFLQGRTGFLTTNRLPVGPDYVLGPGDEVKIRVWGKFEGAWNPVIERDGTVRLPKVGVVALGGLTFEQAQAVLQKEFSRYYTGFEMNVTLGALRTMTVYVVGSARVPGAYTVSSLSTLGSALIQAGGPTKSGSMRDIQIRRGGKAVAHFDLYDLLRRGDRSAVQRLLPEDVIFIPPVGPVAAIAGNVNAPGLYELKGERTVSQLVELAGGLNTVAFKGRLQIERIVDSNRQVVFESDLEESEGKEVDLRSGDVLKVFQVVRDRRTVRITGAVQREGEFGFTPGMTVKDLVALSGGTKYYSYLKEAELSRLHVSDAGPKVEKVNVDLEKAIAGDSLANLALQEDDQLFVRAIPEWRTYSQVAVLGEFRFPGTYTVRRGEKLSSLIERAGGFTEKAYPRGALFTRESVRELQQTRLTESIERLERDLLVRGSASLSAAASPEELKAKEGEILQSKALIAKLKTVQVTGRMVLEIGSLEALRNSIYDIELENGDSLVIPENPRSLQTLGAVFNQTAFVFDPTKNLPDYIELAGGYTEFADKDRVYVLKVNGSAVQPKESGFFLFSKSTSVTKGGKPLLEPGDSIVVPEKLERIAWLRETKDITQILFQIAVAAGVVIALF; this is encoded by the coding sequence ATGATTCGGCGCACGTTTCGGGTGACGTTCCTGCTCGTCGTTTTCTCCCTGCTCGGCGCGCATTCCGTACAGGCTGCCGACCCGTACGGGTCCGCCGGCGGGGGCATGGAGCAGGCCACACCCCGCTATCAAGGGGCGACGGGGTATCCGGGGGCGACGGGGTATCCGGGGACGACGGGGTATCCGGGAGCGACGGGTTCCTTCCCCGGCGCTCAAGGGGACGGTTCCTCCCGCGAGAGTACTACCCCTTCGATCGAAACGGGAACTTCGACGCCGTTGCCTCCACTGCCGCCGGAAGGCCAGTCCGCGTTCGAGCAGATGGTTTCCGGGAAGGTGGAGATCACAAGGCCGCAGGTCGAGGTGATCATAAAGGATCCGAAAATCCGCTTCATGAATTTCATGGGGGCGACCCTTCCGGGGACCATCCTTGTGCCGGTCAAAATCATCCCCGATCCGGAGAAGAAGGGATTCCGCCCGATTCAGCCGATCGAGCTGCAGACGATCCTGCCGACGGACGTGGAGGCGGGCTACCTGGTCGGTCCTCCCGACCGGATCGGCGAAGCGTTCCGTCTCTTGGGGATCAGCAGTCCGTATTCGATCTCAATGGACTTGAAGCACTTCGGGCACGACCTGTTCCTCCAGGGACGGACCGGTTTCCTCACGACGAACCGGTTGCCGGTGGGGCCCGATTACGTGCTCGGTCCCGGGGACGAGGTGAAGATCCGGGTATGGGGGAAATTCGAGGGCGCGTGGAACCCGGTGATCGAGCGGGACGGGACGGTGCGGCTTCCGAAAGTCGGCGTCGTCGCGCTGGGAGGCTTGACCTTCGAGCAGGCCCAGGCGGTGCTGCAGAAGGAGTTTTCGAGGTACTACACCGGATTCGAGATGAACGTCACCCTCGGGGCGTTGCGGACGATGACCGTTTACGTCGTGGGCAGCGCGCGGGTGCCGGGGGCCTACACGGTTTCCTCCCTCTCGACGCTGGGCTCCGCCCTGATCCAGGCCGGGGGACCGACCAAGTCGGGATCGATGAGGGACATCCAGATCCGCCGGGGGGGGAAGGCGGTCGCGCACTTCGACCTGTACGACCTCCTGCGGCGGGGGGACAGATCCGCGGTCCAGCGCCTCCTGCCGGAGGATGTCATCTTCATCCCGCCGGTCGGGCCGGTCGCCGCAATCGCGGGAAACGTGAACGCGCCGGGCCTGTACGAGTTGAAGGGGGAACGGACCGTTTCCCAGCTGGTCGAGCTGGCGGGTGGGTTGAACACGGTGGCGTTCAAGGGACGCCTCCAGATCGAACGGATCGTCGACAGCAACCGCCAGGTCGTCTTCGAATCCGACCTCGAGGAGTCGGAGGGGAAGGAGGTCGACCTGCGATCCGGGGATGTCCTCAAGGTCTTCCAGGTCGTTCGGGATCGTCGGACGGTCCGCATCACGGGGGCCGTGCAGAGGGAAGGCGAGTTCGGGTTCACGCCCGGCATGACGGTAAAGGATCTGGTCGCGCTCTCCGGCGGCACGAAATATTACTCCTACCTTAAAGAGGCGGAGTTGAGCAGGCTGCACGTCAGCGATGCGGGTCCGAAGGTCGAGAAGGTGAATGTCGACCTGGAGAAGGCGATCGCCGGGGATTCCCTTGCGAACCTGGCCCTGCAGGAGGACGACCAGTTGTTCGTCCGCGCCATCCCGGAGTGGAGGACGTACAGCCAGGTTGCGGTCCTGGGGGAATTCCGATTTCCGGGAACGTACACGGTCCGGAGAGGGGAAAAGCTCTCTTCCCTGATCGAGCGGGCCGGCGGGTTCACGGAGAAGGCCTATCCGAGGGGCGCCCTGTTCACGAGGGAAAGCGTCCGGGAACTCCAGCAGACAAGGCTCACGGAATCGATCGAGCGGCTGGAGCGGGACCTGCTGGTGCGCGGGTCGGCCAGCCTCTCAGCGGCGGCGTCCCCCGAGGAACTGAAGGCGAAGGAAGGGGAGATCCTGCAGAGCAAGGCACTGATCGCGAAGCTGAAGACCGTGCAGGTAACCGGGAGGATGGTGCTGGAGATCGGTTCGCTCGAGGCGTTGCGGAACTCCATCTACGACATCGAGCTCGAGAACGGGGATTCCCTGGTCATCCCGGAAAATCCCCGGAGTCTCCAGACCCTCGGCGCCGTGTTCAACCAGACGGCGTTCGTGTTCGATCCAACGAAGAACCTTCCGGACTATATCGAGCTGGCGGGCGGATATACGGAGTTCGCCGACAAGGATCGGGTGTATGTTTTAAAGGTGAACGGGTCGGCGGTGCAGCCGAAAGAGAGCGGCTTCTTCCTCTTCTCCAAGTCGACGTCCGTGACGAAGGGCGGGAAACCGCTCCTCGAGCCCGGCGACAGCATCGTGGTGCCGGAAAAACTGGAGCGCATCGCCTGGCTTCGGGAAACAAAGGACATCACGCAGATCCTCTTCCAGATCGCCGTGGCGGCGGGCGTCGTGATCGCGCTGTTCTGA